In a genomic window of Stakelama saccharophila:
- the apaG gene encoding Co2+/Mg2+ efflux protein ApaG produces MKSLFDNVAETRGIVVRVSVSYLSEQSEPDRGRWFWAYHVRIENAGEVTVQLLTRHWIITDGRGARHSVEGDGVVGEQPRIEPGTSFDYVSGCPLSTPTGSMQGSYRVLAEDGTAFDVAIPQFALIAPAVTG; encoded by the coding sequence TCGACAATGTCGCCGAGACGCGCGGCATCGTCGTGCGGGTGTCGGTCAGCTATCTGTCCGAACAGTCGGAGCCCGACCGCGGCCGGTGGTTCTGGGCCTATCATGTACGGATCGAGAATGCGGGCGAGGTCACGGTGCAGCTTCTCACCCGCCACTGGATCATCACCGACGGGCGCGGCGCGCGCCATTCGGTCGAAGGTGACGGCGTGGTCGGCGAGCAACCGCGGATCGAGCCCGGTACAAGTTTCGATTACGTCTCCGGCTGCCCGCTGTCGACGCCGACGGGATCGATGCAGGGCAGTTATCGCGTGCTGGCCGAGGACGGGACGGCGTTCGATGTCGCCATTCCGCAATTTGCGCTCATCGCGCCGGCGGTGACGGGATGA